Proteins encoded together in one Impatiens glandulifera chromosome 1, dImpGla2.1, whole genome shotgun sequence window:
- the LOC124921204 gene encoding two-component response regulator ARR3-like yields the protein MIITDYCMPGMTGYELLKKIKGSSTFREIPVVIMSSENIIGRIDRCLEEGAEEFIVKPVKLSDVKRLKDYMFGEEFISKGDKRKTTSSMEVPLITESRSSSENSSASGVGVVISVVLWAIIVAVFVRFSYDAIEND from the exons ATGATTATCACCGACTATTGCATGCCCGGAATGACCGGCTACGAACTGCTCAAGAAAATCAAG GGATCTTCAACTTTTAGAGAAATCCCAGTTGTGATAATGTCGTCGGAGAATATAATAGGTCGAATCGACAG GTGTTTGGAAGAAGGGGCGGAGGAATTTATTGTAAAACCGGTGAAACTCTCGGACGTGAAGAGGTTGAAAGATTATATGTTTGGAGAAGAGTTTATTAGTAAGGGGGACAAGAGGAAAACGACGTCGTCAATGGAGGTTCCGTTAATCACGGAGTCACGGTCGTCGTCGGAGAATTCGTCGGCTTCCGGTGTCGGCGTCGTTATCTCTGTAGTCTTGTGGGCCATTATCGTTGCTGTCTTTGTTAGATTCTCATACGATGCTAttgaaaatgactaa